Below is a genomic region from Burkholderiales bacterium.
AGCAGGGTTTCCAGTCGCGCTTCACGCCGGCGGAGATCTATCGCATCGCGATCCGCGAGATCACCGATCACTGCGTCGCCAGGTTCGAGAAGCCTTTCGATCAGCTCGCGGCGGCGAAGCAGGAAGAGATCCTGAAAGCGCTGGAGAAAGGCGAGATCGAGCTGCCGTCGCTGTCCTCGAAGCTCTTCTTCGACATGCTCTGGCGCAACACCGAGGAAGGCTACTTCGCCGATCCGATGTACGGCGGCAACCGCGACAAGGTGGGCTGGAAGCTGATCGGCTTCCCGGGCGTGCCTTCGGGCGCGTACAGGGAGCACCTCGGCAATCCGGCGCTCTACAACGCCGAGCCGATCAGCATACTCGACATCCAGACCCGGGCCGTCGAGCCCGACGCGAACGGTTTCGCGAAGCACGTCATGATCAAGAGGGAGAAATAAGAATGAGCGCGATCAAGATGAAACCGGTCGACGCGGTCGTCGTCGGCAGCGGCGTGGTCGGCTCGATCATGTCGATGGAGCTCGCGAACGCGGGACTGAAGGTGCTGTGCCTGGAGCGCGGCCGCATGATCGACCCCAAGAACGACTTCGTCGCGCCCCAGGTGCACGACGAGCTCAAGTTCGATCGTCACAGCGACATCTTCCAGAACCTCTCGCGCGAGACGATCACCTTCCGCAACAACTCGGGCCAGACCGCGCTGCCGATGCGCGAGATGGGCTCGTTCAAGCCGGGGGAGATGGTCGGCGGCACCGCCGCGCACTGGGGCGGCAA
It encodes:
- a CDS encoding gluconate 2-dehydrogenase subunit 3 family protein gives rise to the protein MGDYAYAYLTPAEVRFLDAAVERLIPTDELGPGGRDAGCACYIDRQLSSPWGSHGRNYRSGPWPEGTPEQGFQSRFTPAEIYRIAIREITDHCVARFEKPFDQLAAAKQEEILKALEKGEIELPSLSSKLFFDMLWRNTEEGYFADPMYGGNRDKVGWKLIGFPGVPSGAYREHLGNPALYNAEPISILDIQTRAVEPDANGFAKHVMIKREK